Proteins from one Carassius auratus strain Wakin linkage group LG28B, ASM336829v1, whole genome shotgun sequence genomic window:
- the LOC113067891 gene encoding ATP-dependent RNA helicase DDX39A-like, which produces MAENDVDNELLDYEEDDEPQGAPESAAPVGKKEVKGSYVSIHSSGFRDFLLKPELLRAIVDCGFEHPSEVQHECIPQAILGMDILCQAKSGMGKTAVFVLATLQQIEPVEGQVSVLVMCHTRELAFQISKEYERFSKYMPTVKVAVFFGGMSIKKDEDVLKKSCPHIVVGTPGRILALVRNKTLNLKNVKHFVLDECDKMLEQLDMRRDVQDIFRLTPHEKQCMMFSATLSKEIRPVCRKFMQDPMEVFVDDETKLTLHGLQQYYCKLKDSEKNRKLFDLLDVLEFNQVVIFVKSVQRCVALSQLLVEQNFPAIAIHRGMAQEERLSRYQQFKDFQRRILVATNLFGRGMDIERVNIVFNYDMPEDSDTYLHRVARAGRFGTKGLAVTFVSDETDAKILNDVQDRFEVNVSELPEEIDISTYIEQSR; this is translated from the exons ATGGCTGAGAATGATGTCGACAACGAGCTGCTGGATTATGAAGAGGACGATGAGCCTCAAGGAGCCCCAGAAAGCGCCGCTCCGGTGGGCAAGAAGGAGGTGAAGGGCTCATACGTGTCCATCCACAGCTCGGGCTTCAGGGACTTCCTGCTGAAGCCGGAGCTGCTGAGGGCCATCGTGGACTGTGGATTTGAGCATCCGTCTGAAG tgCAGCACGAGTGCATCCCGCAGGCCATCCTCGGCATGGATATCCTGTGTCAGGCCAAGTCTGGTATGGGAAAGACCGCCGTGTTTGTGCTCGCTACCCTACAGCAGATCGAGCCGGTCGAAGGACAG GTGTCGGTGCTGGTCATGTGTCACACACGCGAGCTGGCGTTTCAGATCAGTAAGGAGTACGAGCGCTTCTCCAAGTACATGCCCACGGTGAAGGTGGCCGTGTTCTTCGGTGGCATGTCCATAAAGAAGGACGAGGATGTCCTGAAGAAGAGCTGCCCTCACATCGTGGTCGGCACGCCGGGACGAATCCTCGCCCTGGTCCGAAACAAAACCCTCAACCTGAAGAACGTCAAGCACTTCGTTCTGGACGAGTGTGACAAGATGCTGGAGCAGCTGG ATATGAGACGTGACGTGCAGGACATCTTCAGACTGACCCCTCACGAGAAGCAGTGCATGATGTTCAGTGCCACCCTCAGCAAAGAGATTCGGCCCGTCTGCCGCAAGTTCATGCAGGAC CCGATGGAGGTGTTTGTGGACGATGAGACCAAGCTGACTCTTCATGGTCTGCAGCAGTACTACTGCAAACTGAAGGACAGCGAGAAGAACCGCAAACTCTTTGACCTGCTCGACGTGCTGGAGTTCAACCAG GTGGTGATATTCGTGAAGTCTGTTCAGCGTTGTGTGGCGCTTTCACAGTTACTGGTGGAGCAGAACTTCCCCGCCATCGCCATCCACAGAGGAATGGCACAggaagagag GTTGTCTCGGTATCAGCAGTTCAAAGACTTCCAGAGGAGGATCCTAGTGGCCACAAATCTGTTTGGGCGAGGAATGGATATCGAGAGGGTCAACATCGTCTTCAACTACGACATGCCGGAGGACTCTGACACGTATCTCCACAGG GTGGCTCGTGCGGGGCGCTTCGGCACCAAGGGTTTGGCCGTCACATTTGTGTCAGACGAGACTGACGCCAAGATCCTGAACGATGTGCAGGACCGATTCGAGGTCAACGTGTCCGAGTTACCAGAGGAGATCGACATTTCCACTTACA